DNA sequence from the Cellulophaga sp. HaHaR_3_176 genome:
GGTGGAGTTAAAAAAACAGGAGACTTTTTAGATAAAAGTACTTGGACTTTAGCAACTATTTTAATTGTTTTAATTCTTTTATCAAACATCTCGTTAAAAGATAATTTTAAACAAGAAGATTCTAAATTATTACAAGGTAACGACATCGAGAACACGCTTCCTGATGCTTTACCAGAAACAATTCCTACTCCAACAGAAACAACTGCTCCTGATTCGGAATAAATACTATTAAAAAATAATGAAATGCCAGCTTCTCAAATGACAAGCTGGCATTTTTTGTTTTATAAACTCTACAAACTGTCAGTTAATAAGCAATGGCATAATTTCTGCCATTAAATAGAAACAATATATAATCAAATTAAAAAATATAATCATATGGCTAAAGTTAACATTAAACCATTGGCAGATAGAGTTCTTATTGAGCCAATGGCAGCTGAAACAAAGACTGCTTCTGGACTTTTCATTCCTGACACTGCAAAAGAAAAACCTCAAAAAGGAAAAGTTGTTGCCGTAGGACCTGGAACGAAAGACGAAAGCGTTACCGTTAAAGTTGGTGACACTGTTCTTTATGGTAAATATGCTGGTACTGAGCTTAAATTAGAAGGTTCTGATTACCTGATGATGAGAGAAAGCGATATTCTAGCTATAATTTAATCTCACTTC
Encoded proteins:
- the secG gene encoding preprotein translocase subunit SecG, whose product is MNTFTIFLILIIIVSILLMLVIMVQNPKGGGLSSSFGGGGSQVVGGVKKTGDFLDKSTWTLATILIVLILLSNISLKDNFKQEDSKLLQGNDIENTLPDALPETIPTPTETTAPDSE
- the groES gene encoding co-chaperone GroES yields the protein MAKVNIKPLADRVLIEPMAAETKTASGLFIPDTAKEKPQKGKVVAVGPGTKDESVTVKVGDTVLYGKYAGTELKLEGSDYLMMRESDILAII